A region of Gracilinanus agilis isolate LMUSP501 chromosome 3, AgileGrace, whole genome shotgun sequence DNA encodes the following proteins:
- the LOC123239692 gene encoding LOW QUALITY PROTEIN: putative N-acetylated-alpha-linked acidic dipeptidase (The sequence of the model RefSeq protein was modified relative to this genomic sequence to represent the inferred CDS: inserted 2 bases in 1 codon; substituted 1 base at 1 genomic stop codon) translates to MGGPAPPDSSWKGKLKVPHGIGPGFTGNYSTRKVKMNIHSNNKITRIYNVIGTLRGTVEPDRYVILGGHRDSWVFGGIDPQSGTAVVHEIVRSYGKLKREGWRPRRIMIFASWDAEEFGLLGSTEWAEENSKILLEHGVAYINADSSVERNYTLRIDCTPLMYKLVYSLTKELQSPDEGFEDKSLYESWKQKNPSTEFSGLPRINKLGSGNDFEVFFHRLGIPSGRARYTKNWKTDRYSSYPVYHSVYETYEIVEKFYDPTFKNHLTVAQVRGGIIFXLANSIIFPLHCQDYAKVLQKYVNSIYELAQKHSEKLQEYNVSFEPLFSAVKNFTETTTNXSTRLQNLDTNNPVLVRIINDQLMFLERAFIDPLGLPGSPFYRHIIFAPSSHNKYAGEAFPGIYDALFHIENKEDPSKAWAEVKKQISIAVFIMQAAAGSLKEVA, encoded by the exons ATGGGAGGACCAGCACCACCAGACAGCAGCTGGAAGGGAAAGCTTAAAGTGCCTCACGGCATAGGGCCTGGCTTTACTGGAAACTATTCTACAcgaaaagtcaaaatgaatattcACAGCAACAATAAAATAACAAGGATTTACAATGTGATTGGAACTCTAAGAGGAACAGTGGAACCAGACAGGTATGTAATTCTGGGAGGTCATCGTGACTCATGGGTGTTTGGTGGCATTGATCCTCAGAGTGGAACTGCTGTAGTACATGAGATTGTGAGGAGTTATGGAAAACTgaaaagggaaggatggaggCCAAGAAGAATAATGATATTTGCAAGCTGGGATGCTGAAGAATTTGGTTTATTGGGATCTACTGAGTGggctgaggaaaattctaaaatacTTCTAGAACATGGAGTGGCCTATATTAATGCAGATTCTTCTGTTGAAAGAAACTACACTTTGAGAATTGATTGTACACCACTAATGTACAAACTGGTCTACAGTCTAACAAAAGAGCTTCAAAGTCCTGATGAGGGTTTTGAAGACAAATCATTATATGAGAGCTGGAAGCAAAAAAATCCTTCAACAGAATTCAGTGGCCTACCCAGGATTAACAAACTGGGATCTGGCAATGACTTTGAAGTCTTTTTTCACAGACTTGGTATTCCTTCAGGCCGAGCTCGTTACACTAAAAACTGGAAAACCGACAGATACAGCAGCTATCCAGTATATCACAGTGTCTATGAAACTTATGAAATAGTAGAAAAATTTTATGACCCCACTTTTAAGAATCACCTCACAGTAGCTCAGGTCCGAGGAGGCATCATTTTTTAACTGGCCAACTCCATCATTTTCCCTTTGCACTGTCAAGACTATGCCAAAGTTTTACAAAAATATGTTAATAGCATTTATGAGCTGGCTCAGAAACATTCAGAAAAGCTGCAAGAGTACAACGTATCCTTTGAACCACTTTTCTCAGCAGTGAAGAATTTTACTGAAACAACTACTAA CAGCACAAGACTGCAAAACTTAGACACAAACAACCCTGTGTTAGTGAGAATTATCAATGATCAACTAATGTTTTTGGAAAGAGCTTTTATTGATCCTCTTGGATTACCTGGAAGCCCATTCTATAGGCACATCATCTTTGCTCCAAGTAGCCATAATAAATATGCTGGAGAGGCATTCCCAGGAATTTACGATGCTCTCTTTCATATTGAAAACAAAGAAGATCCTTCGAAGGCCTGGGCAGAAGTCAAGAAGCAGATTTCTATTGCAGTCTTTATAATGCAAGCTGCAGCAGGCTCTCTGAAGGAAGTTGCATGA